Proteins from one Dysgonomonas sp. HDW5A genomic window:
- a CDS encoding Spy/CpxP family protein refolding chaperone — MKLLSIKTFIIVTLLSATCTGVAYSQTPQLNSRRRPVLVDDIRAQPLYETEVLKDWNSIPHLNDNQRKKIEDINSKAKKKLIGVSQTLTNRIFQLETLYANDPTNAKEIGNKEREIAKLEGKLDNIVLDSRKKIRKLLDPEQIAYLDSTDW; from the coding sequence ATGAAATTATTGAGCATCAAGACTTTCATTATAGTTACATTATTGTCTGCTACATGTACAGGGGTGGCATATTCGCAAACCCCTCAACTAAATAGCAGAAGACGACCTGTACTAGTAGATGATATACGAGCTCAACCTCTTTATGAAACCGAAGTTCTGAAGGACTGGAATAGCATACCTCATCTAAATGATAATCAACGCAAAAAGATCGAAGATATCAACAGTAAAGCTAAAAAGAAACTCATCGGAGTAAGTCAAACTCTTACAAATAGAATCTTTCAGCTGGAGACTTTATATGCCAACGATCCGACTAATGCCAAAGAGATCGGTAATAAAGAGAGGGAAATTGCAAAACTCGAAGGTAAATTAGATAACATAGTACTCGACTCCAGAAAGAAAATCAGAAAATTACTAGACCCGGAACAGATCGCTTATTTAGACTCTACAGACTGGTGA
- a CDS encoding histidine-type phosphatase, with protein sequence MKRLNLKSTCLLSVILLLNISSLWGQTTKEEMFATLEKTGSVYYAYPSDEIVAQTPVPKGYEPFYISHYGRHGSRYLISDDDYKWVLDLLEDANKANALTPLGIDAYNRLSKVWIEAEGHGGDLSPLGVRQQRGIAERMYKSFPQIFTDSVKLSARSTVIIRCVLSMDAFSERLKEFNPTLDITRESSNKYMKYLNYHTNEALDFRAKNGGIWREEYRKFEQSHTKPERLVNSLFSDSTYIVKKVNPFSLMWALYWIAGDMQNMETNVSFYDLFEKQELFDLWQCVNYRHYVCDATSAQNGGIMMGNAKPLLRNILDSANEVIHSNGKGGTFRFGHDGNLMPLAALLHLQNCYSSVADPAEFYKAWSDFKIVPMAGNVQIVFFRKKGSDDILVKFLLHENEITIPPIKSDILPYYHWKDVEAYYMSLLENK encoded by the coding sequence ATGAAAAGACTAAATCTGAAAAGTACCTGTTTGTTATCTGTAATCTTACTCTTGAATATCAGTTCCCTATGGGGGCAGACCACAAAAGAGGAAATGTTTGCAACACTTGAGAAAACAGGCAGTGTTTACTATGCTTATCCTTCTGATGAAATTGTAGCCCAAACACCGGTTCCCAAAGGATATGAGCCCTTTTATATCAGCCATTATGGTCGCCATGGATCACGCTATCTGATCAGTGACGATGATTATAAGTGGGTACTTGATCTTCTGGAAGATGCAAACAAAGCTAATGCACTTACCCCTTTGGGTATAGATGCTTATAATCGTTTAAGCAAAGTCTGGATAGAAGCCGAAGGGCATGGAGGTGATCTTTCGCCTTTAGGCGTACGTCAGCAACGAGGTATTGCCGAACGGATGTACAAGTCGTTTCCTCAGATATTTACCGATAGTGTTAAACTGTCGGCACGCTCAACGGTTATTATACGCTGTGTGCTAAGTATGGATGCTTTCAGCGAACGGTTGAAAGAATTCAATCCTACATTGGATATTACTCGCGAATCGAGCAATAAGTATATGAAGTATCTGAACTATCATACCAATGAGGCATTAGACTTCAGAGCAAAGAACGGCGGAATATGGCGTGAAGAATACCGCAAGTTTGAGCAAAGTCATACCAAACCCGAGAGGTTGGTAAACTCGTTATTTTCGGATAGTACTTATATCGTAAAAAAAGTAAATCCATTTTCTCTAATGTGGGCACTATACTGGATTGCAGGTGATATGCAGAATATGGAGACCAACGTGTCTTTTTATGATCTGTTCGAAAAGCAAGAACTTTTCGATCTGTGGCAGTGTGTAAACTACCGTCATTATGTGTGTGATGCAACTTCGGCACAAAACGGAGGTATAATGATGGGGAACGCCAAACCGCTCCTTCGTAATATTCTCGACAGTGCCAATGAGGTAATTCACTCTAACGGCAAAGGGGGAACATTCCGTTTCGGACACGATGGTAATCTTATGCCTCTTGCTGCTCTTCTTCATTTGCAAAATTGTTACAGCAGTGTAGCAGACCCTGCCGAGTTTTATAAGGCCTGGAGCGATTTCAAGATTGTGCCTATGGCAGGAAATGTACAGATTGTATTTTTCAGGAAGAAAGGCTCTGACGATATATTGGTGAAGTTCCTATTGCACGAAAACGAAATAACGATTCCGCCCATAAAGAGCGATATACTACCTTATTACCATTGGAAAGATGTAGAGGCTTATTATATGTCTCTGCTCGAAAACAAATAA
- a CDS encoding OmpA family protein: MKYSFWSLLILTASIMFTGCVSKGKFRNLETDYKQLQADYQGSQLQLTENRTRVASLEETLGDARKNNDELRAALAEMQGSLNKSLQHNSQGNANIGKLVDEINASNRFIQHLVQAKNRSDSLNLVMVNNLTRSLTREEMQDLDIQVLKGVVYISLADNMLYRSGSFEISDKAGQTLSKIAKIILDYKDYDVLVEGNTDPDAISRPNIRNNWDLSALRGSSVVQALQNTYGVDPKRLTAAGRGEYNPIVSNSTAEGKARNRRTEIIITPKLDQFMELIEQAPAPTSSAGIN, encoded by the coding sequence ATGAAATATTCATTTTGGTCGCTGCTGATATTAACAGCAAGTATAATGTTTACAGGGTGTGTAAGCAAGGGGAAATTTAGAAATTTAGAGACCGATTACAAGCAATTGCAGGCAGACTATCAGGGAAGCCAATTGCAGCTGACGGAGAATCGTACTCGAGTGGCGAGCCTTGAAGAAACTTTGGGCGATGCCCGAAAAAATAATGACGAGCTGCGTGCCGCTTTAGCCGAAATGCAGGGTTCTCTGAATAAGAGCCTTCAGCATAACTCTCAAGGTAATGCCAATATTGGAAAATTGGTAGATGAAATCAATGCTTCCAACCGCTTTATTCAACATTTGGTACAAGCTAAAAATAGATCAGATTCTTTGAATCTTGTCATGGTGAATAATCTTACCCGTTCACTTACTCGCGAAGAAATGCAGGATCTCGATATTCAAGTGCTGAAAGGCGTTGTGTATATTTCTTTGGCTGATAATATGCTGTATCGTTCGGGTAGTTTCGAAATAAGCGATAAAGCAGGTCAAACACTCAGTAAAATCGCTAAAATTATCTTAGATTATAAAGATTATGATGTATTGGTAGAAGGAAATACAGACCCGGATGCCATTTCTCGTCCTAATATCCGTAACAACTGGGACTTGAGTGCGTTACGTGGATCGTCAGTTGTTCAGGCTCTGCAAAATACCTATGGAGTTGATCCAAAACGTCTGACTGCTGCCGGACGTGGAGAGTATAATCCGATTGTAAGCAATAGTACTGCCGAAGGAAAAGCCCGCAACCGCCGGACAGAGATAATTATTACTCCAAAACTCGATCAGTTTATGGAATTGATCGAACAGGCTCCGGCTCCTACAAGTTCTGCTGGTATAAATTAA
- a CDS encoding VIT family protein, producing MHHENHYTNRTNWLRAAVLGANDGILSTTSLVIGVAAADASRHSITLAALAGLVAGACSMAAGEYVSVSSQTDVETADLKREKKELEDNHQQELEELAGIYEKRGLDEDLAMKVAQQLMDHNALEAHAHDELGINDMTKPNPLQAAMASAASFISGGILPLLVAVLAPLKGMVFYQYAFAILFLAISGTMAAKMGGSNISKAVARICFWGTVAMFITAAVGYIFGVKTS from the coding sequence ATGCATCACGAAAACCATTATACAAACCGTACCAATTGGCTAAGAGCAGCTGTTTTGGGAGCAAATGACGGAATCTTATCTACAACCAGCCTTGTTATAGGAGTGGCGGCAGCCGATGCTTCGAGACATTCGATCACTTTGGCGGCTTTAGCCGGACTGGTGGCTGGAGCTTGCTCGATGGCGGCAGGAGAATATGTTTCGGTAAGTTCACAAACCGATGTTGAAACGGCAGATCTTAAGAGAGAAAAAAAAGAACTCGAAGACAACCACCAACAGGAACTTGAAGAATTGGCAGGTATTTATGAAAAAAGAGGACTCGACGAAGATCTGGCCATGAAGGTTGCCCAACAACTGATGGATCATAATGCACTGGAGGCTCATGCACATGATGAACTGGGCATCAACGACATGACCAAGCCCAACCCCTTACAAGCTGCAATGGCATCGGCGGCTTCTTTTATTTCGGGAGGAATACTTCCTTTACTTGTGGCTGTTTTGGCTCCCCTAAAAGGAATGGTTTTCTATCAGTATGCATTTGCCATTTTATTTTTGGCAATATCGGGAACAATGGCGGCAAAAATGGGAGGTTCGAATATTTCTAAGGCCGTTGCCAGAATATGCTTCTGGGGAACTGTTGCCATGTTTATCACCGCTGCGGTAGGATATATATTCGGAGTGAAAACTTCGTAA
- a CDS encoding DUF1062 domain-containing protein yields the protein MIKQIDLYMHTMQMKNIEKDIKQYISTESVSKNNNTIRHFIWEVIPTDTPLFKRKCSKCKNSNLYYCSDKFRLNSQKKSIDVWLIYKCIKCDNTCNITILSRTRPELIDKELYQKFMMNDEETAWKYAFDTETAKRNNLESDHSNIEYNIVHENTTFEDIVKMEEDIVVFEIRSNFNLDLKLTSLIRQCFGTSSNQLGKMLEGGILTIHPLGSVKKAKVKDGVKVTVNRNKLYTYLKKE from the coding sequence ATGATCAAGCAGATAGATTTATATATGCATACCATGCAGATGAAAAATATAGAGAAGGATATTAAGCAGTATATCTCGACAGAATCAGTAAGCAAAAACAATAATACGATCCGACATTTTATTTGGGAAGTTATACCTACCGATACGCCTTTATTTAAAAGAAAATGCAGTAAATGCAAAAACAGCAATCTATATTATTGCAGTGATAAATTCAGACTCAACTCGCAGAAAAAGAGTATTGATGTCTGGCTGATCTATAAATGTATCAAATGCGATAACACATGTAATATCACTATCCTGTCTCGTACCCGACCCGAATTGATTGATAAAGAACTATATCAAAAATTTATGATGAACGATGAGGAGACAGCATGGAAATACGCTTTCGATACAGAAACTGCAAAGCGAAACAACCTGGAGTCGGATCATAGTAATATTGAATATAACATAGTCCATGAGAATACAACATTCGAAGATATCGTGAAGATGGAAGAAGATATAGTTGTGTTCGAGATAAGATCAAACTTCAATCTCGATTTGAAATTAACATCATTAATCAGGCAGTGTTTCGGCACCTCATCAAATCAATTGGGCAAGATGCTCGAAGGTGGCATACTTACAATTCACCCTTTAGGTTCTGTCAAAAAAGCCAAAGTCAAAGATGGGGTTAAAGTTACTGTCAATCGTAATAAACTATATACATATCTCAAAAAAGAGTAA
- a CDS encoding S41 family peptidase translates to MKIKLIILLSLPLFIFSSCSSDDDNIPKLNPKSPTYVNDWIYEQMGMYYLWNETLPANPDKSLSPDKFFDALLNKSDRFSWIQDNYLDLMSSLSGVSSGDIGFEYVGYLISEGSDLVVGQIAYVKPNTPAQSAGLKRGDLFTKVDGVALTTTNWRTLLSGQNSTAQITFVDSEFVNQTNKTIGKISKYAENPVYMDSTYTVGNKKIGYLVYNFFANDNGSGDRQYDLKLNKVFAGFKSKGITDLVLDLRYNSGGSMLSGVILSSLIVPDLSTDKVFSSVQFNSLYQAAYVKKYGAGSLTDKFMDKIEVNKTKQEKLNNPGTIKSLYVLTSGWTASASEMLINGLKPYMNVYLIGTTTVGKNVGSYTIYDEENKTTNKWGMQPIVLKYFNSNGTSDFEKGFIPDEELNDNNIHKFALGDLQEVMLQTAIQKITGVSGVRNAQADAKLLQSQGSSVERKPWSNKGIVDNRVLVPMNNLQE, encoded by the coding sequence ATGAAAATAAAACTGATAATACTCCTTTCACTTCCCTTGTTTATATTTAGTTCGTGCAGCTCTGACGACGATAATATACCAAAATTAAACCCTAAAAGTCCGACCTATGTAAATGATTGGATATATGAACAAATGGGGATGTATTACTTATGGAATGAAACACTTCCCGCGAATCCTGATAAAAGTTTAAGTCCTGATAAATTTTTCGATGCCTTACTCAACAAGAGCGATCGTTTTTCGTGGATACAAGATAATTATCTGGATTTGATGTCGTCACTCAGCGGTGTTAGCAGCGGCGATATAGGTTTTGAATATGTAGGGTATCTTATTTCCGAAGGCTCGGATCTGGTTGTTGGCCAAATTGCATATGTGAAACCCAATACACCCGCACAATCGGCAGGATTGAAGAGAGGCGACCTTTTTACTAAAGTAGATGGGGTTGCTCTGACTACAACGAACTGGAGAACTCTCCTATCGGGACAAAACAGCACAGCGCAAATTACATTTGTAGACTCTGAGTTTGTTAATCAAACGAATAAAACAATTGGAAAAATAAGTAAATATGCTGAGAATCCGGTTTATATGGATAGCACGTACACTGTTGGCAATAAAAAAATAGGATATCTTGTGTATAACTTTTTTGCCAATGATAACGGAAGTGGAGACAGGCAGTATGATCTTAAATTGAATAAAGTATTTGCCGGCTTCAAATCAAAAGGTATCACCGACCTTGTGCTCGATTTACGTTACAACAGCGGAGGCTCGATGCTATCGGGTGTTATTCTTTCGAGCCTTATTGTACCCGATTTAAGCACTGACAAGGTCTTTAGTTCCGTACAATTCAACTCATTGTATCAAGCTGCTTATGTAAAGAAATACGGGGCCGGATCTTTGACCGATAAATTCATGGATAAAATTGAAGTGAATAAAACAAAGCAGGAAAAACTCAATAATCCGGGTACTATAAAATCGCTTTATGTACTTACCAGTGGTTGGACTGCCTCAGCCAGCGAAATGCTTATTAACGGGCTTAAACCATACATGAACGTATATCTTATCGGAACTACTACCGTGGGTAAAAATGTAGGTTCTTACACGATATATGATGAAGAAAATAAAACTACAAACAAATGGGGGATGCAACCTATTGTTTTGAAGTATTTCAATTCGAACGGAACTTCCGACTTCGAAAAAGGATTCATTCCCGATGAAGAGTTGAACGATAATAACATACATAAATTCGCTCTCGGCGATTTGCAAGAGGTAATGTTACAAACAGCTATCCAAAAAATCACAGGAGTATCCGGTGTACGCAACGCTCAGGCAGATGCCAAACTACTTCAATCTCAGGGTTCGTCTGTTGAGAGAAAACCTTGGAGCAACAAAGGTATTGTTGATAACAGGGTGTTAGTTCCCATGAATAACTTACAAGAATAA
- a CDS encoding porin family protein, translating to MKKLVVVLIIILCFIATASAQVRFGVKAGGNLSFLYTSGSNQGINADQYNGRFGYHFGGMLEYSLSEMFSIQPELMYLNHGANLKKENSFGMKDGQITLNTLQLPINLKAKFNLGQSDSKLFVYGGPYVGYNMYGKVAGKIDGAKVDNKLYAKDSNMKRFDYGFGIGVGIEMKKFVLTLGNQYGANDISGSEKGKMRAGHVSLSAGYFF from the coding sequence ATGAAAAAGCTAGTAGTAGTATTAATAATCATTCTTTGTTTCATCGCAACAGCTAGTGCACAAGTCCGCTTCGGAGTTAAAGCAGGAGGAAATCTGTCGTTCCTGTACACAAGTGGAAGTAATCAAGGTATAAATGCCGATCAATATAATGGAAGATTCGGATATCATTTTGGAGGTATGCTGGAATACTCATTGTCGGAAATGTTCTCTATTCAACCGGAGTTAATGTATCTGAATCACGGAGCAAACCTGAAGAAAGAAAACTCTTTCGGAATGAAAGACGGACAGATAACATTAAACACCTTACAATTACCGATCAACCTGAAAGCCAAATTCAATCTGGGTCAATCCGATTCTAAACTATTTGTATATGGAGGTCCTTACGTCGGTTACAATATGTATGGAAAGGTAGCAGGCAAAATAGATGGTGCAAAGGTAGATAATAAACTTTATGCAAAAGATTCGAACATGAAGCGTTTTGATTATGGTTTTGGAATCGGCGTAGGTATTGAGATGAAAAAATTCGTATTGACCTTAGGTAATCAATACGGAGCGAATGACATCAGCGGATCTGAAAAAGGAAAGATGAGAGCGGGTCACGTAAGCCTATCGGCAGGATATTTTTTCTGA
- a CDS encoding putative quinol monooxygenase, with product MIKVIAEDFIKEEYLEIVKPLYAELVAKTKEEKDCIEYNLYIDQEDKTHFVFIEEWPDHDALDRHCQTEHFRRLVPAINKHQSKECVFTIMDIFS from the coding sequence ATGATTAAAGTAATTGCCGAAGATTTTATAAAAGAAGAATATCTCGAAATAGTCAAACCGCTTTATGCAGAGTTAGTTGCTAAGACAAAAGAAGAGAAAGATTGCATTGAGTATAATTTGTATATAGATCAGGAAGATAAAACCCATTTTGTTTTTATCGAAGAATGGCCCGATCACGATGCTTTGGACAGACATTGTCAAACAGAGCATTTTAGACGCCTTGTTCCTGCTATTAATAAACACCAGTCTAAAGAATGTGTTTTTACAATCATGGATATATTTAGCTAA
- a CDS encoding CotH kinase family protein, whose amino-acid sequence MKKKSVFDNPKLKEIFDLEALPEVTLEIKVADWNKLLEAFDAAPDVNFWIPGDFVFSGNDHIAAQKVPNVGLRVRGNSSRNRPEGNEGEHHNPKNPVWRQASFALQFGRNVPGQRFESLSRLDLKFIREDPTRIREVYSFDLYQEAGVYSGPLMSMCRFFIHIIDGGAKPAYFGIYKLKEFIEDDYLDARKTYFGDDNPGSHIPFLWKGDNGAALNNYDPSVIEDRSIYDLRTNTSSRKVANAQLTSFVRNLVTLKGDALKNWAHEAMDVKLLLKSYLINVICGNMDDYWANANNFNFYFNTHGKFFFIPNDFDTTLGTGWGIDAGTQDIFDWGNPGHPLIQKLLSVSDFLHLYISAFYELTNANDGPFYVSRSIHRIENWYTLIRPYLWDDTIHLACHNDEAGCVLQLPNKNHQTPFEDRPAWWTSGGNNRDYRLLERGRWNFFEVSGDKERIPQIHD is encoded by the coding sequence ATGAAAAAGAAAAGTGTTTTTGACAATCCCAAGCTGAAAGAAATTTTCGACTTGGAGGCTCTACCCGAAGTTACTCTGGAAATTAAAGTGGCAGACTGGAATAAGTTGCTTGAAGCCTTTGACGCAGCCCCCGATGTTAATTTTTGGATTCCGGGAGATTTTGTTTTCAGTGGTAATGATCACATTGCTGCACAAAAAGTTCCCAATGTAGGTTTGAGAGTCCGAGGAAATAGTAGCCGTAATCGCCCTGAGGGAAATGAAGGAGAACATCATAATCCTAAAAATCCGGTTTGGCGTCAGGCAAGTTTTGCATTGCAATTCGGCAGAAATGTCCCGGGACAAAGGTTTGAAAGTTTATCCAGACTTGATCTTAAGTTTATCAGGGAAGATCCAACCCGTATTCGCGAAGTATACAGTTTCGATCTGTATCAGGAAGCCGGAGTATATTCGGGACCTCTGATGAGTATGTGCAGATTTTTCATCCACATCATTGATGGAGGGGCTAAGCCTGCTTACTTTGGTATTTATAAACTGAAGGAATTTATTGAGGATGATTATCTTGATGCTCGAAAGACCTATTTCGGAGACGATAATCCGGGTAGCCATATTCCTTTTCTATGGAAGGGTGATAATGGTGCAGCCTTAAATAACTATGATCCTTCTGTTATTGAAGATCGTAGTATTTACGATCTGCGGACAAATACATCCAGCCGTAAAGTAGCTAATGCGCAGCTAACAAGCTTTGTCCGTAACCTTGTTACGCTGAAAGGTGATGCTCTGAAGAACTGGGCTCATGAGGCAATGGATGTTAAATTACTACTCAAGTCTTATTTGATAAATGTAATCTGTGGAAATATGGACGATTATTGGGCTAACGCCAATAACTTCAACTTTTATTTTAACACACATGGTAAATTCTTTTTTATACCGAATGATTTTGATACTACGTTAGGAACAGGTTGGGGAATTGATGCCGGAACTCAGGATATATTTGACTGGGGTAACCCCGGTCACCCCTTAATTCAAAAACTATTGAGTGTCTCTGATTTTTTGCATTTGTATATATCGGCTTTCTATGAACTTACTAACGCAAACGATGGCCCATTTTATGTTAGCAGAAGTATTCACCGTATCGAAAACTGGTATACTTTAATAAGGCCTTATCTTTGGGACGATACTATACATCTAGCCTGTCATAACGATGAGGCAGGATGTGTATTACAACTTCCGAATAAGAATCATCAAACACCATTTGAAGATAGACCTGCTTGGTGGACATCCGGAGGAAATAATCGAGACTATCGTTTGCTGGAAAGAGGACGGTGGAACTTCTTTGAAGTTAGTGGTGATAAAGAACGTATACCCCAAATACACGATTGA
- a CDS encoding helix-turn-helix domain-containing protein: MEAVAEKKKKVHHGRNIRIVRTSQNVTQEDLAFRLNLSQSKVSALELDEVIEDAVLDKFAIALNVPVNFLKNFEPEEVIKSFTVTDNTFNNTPSENSKEVITQGIIEEQNNTYTYPIDKVSELYERLLKEKDKQIDELKKEVEKLSKK, translated from the coding sequence ATGGAAGCTGTTGCCGAAAAAAAGAAAAAAGTTCATCACGGGCGAAATATACGAATCGTCAGAACCAGTCAGAATGTTACTCAGGAAGACTTGGCTTTCAGGCTAAATCTATCACAAAGCAAAGTATCTGCTTTGGAATTGGATGAGGTAATCGAAGATGCCGTTCTTGATAAATTTGCAATTGCTCTTAATGTTCCGGTTAATTTCCTGAAAAATTTTGAGCCGGAAGAAGTTATAAAATCATTTACAGTAACTGATAATACATTCAACAATACGCCATCGGAGAACTCGAAAGAAGTTATCACACAAGGCATTATTGAAGAACAAAATAACACTTACACTTATCCGATTGATAAAGTTTCCGAACTATACGAAAGGCTTTTAAAAGAAAAGGATAAGCAAATAGATGAACTGAAAAAAGAGGTTGAGAAATTAAGCAAGAAGTAA
- a CDS encoding VOC family protein, producing MNRINITTLGVKDVAKAAEFYKKLGFITPSTEENPSIVFFNNGGTKLALYPLEELAKDINESDPPKISTGFNGFTLAYNAKTKEEVDLVFTQIEELGGKIIKSPKPTFWGGYGGYFQDLDGYYWEVAYADSWIFDDNDMLVITE from the coding sequence ATGAACAGAATAAATATTACAACACTAGGCGTTAAAGACGTTGCTAAAGCAGCCGAGTTTTACAAAAAGCTAGGATTCATCACCCCAAGTACCGAAGAAAATCCATCGATTGTATTTTTCAATAACGGAGGTACAAAGCTTGCCCTTTATCCGCTCGAAGAACTTGCAAAAGATATCAACGAATCTGATCCTCCTAAAATATCAACAGGCTTTAACGGGTTTACATTGGCCTATAATGCCAAAACAAAAGAAGAGGTCGATTTAGTTTTCACCCAAATAGAAGAATTGGGAGGAAAAATAATAAAAAGCCCCAAGCCGACTTTCTGGGGAGGGTATGGCGGTTATTTCCAGGACTTAGACGGATATTATTGGGAAGTGGCTTATGCCGACAGTTGGATATTTGATGATAATGACATGTTGGTCATTACAGAATAA
- a CDS encoding sensor histidine kinase: MDQIKKKTILYYLNDKKYHVHRHLLLQLFALIYALDVFCPVPGQLPLSVGRFVTFLGFYLILNLIIYPNAYIFVPRYLVKKKLLKYILSIVAIILVCLFIIATIVVLFEKPNTGILKQVPSRNFFLIMLIILPSGVTFGLQCAGVAAFTVFRKWTEENQRTNDLKAATLQTELTFLKSQINPHFLFNIINNANILVDDEPEMASSMLTKLDDLLKYQLEDSMKEKVRLTDDIRFLTDYLDLEKVRRDHFEFEIQTRGNIDNISIAPLLFIPFVENAVKHNSDSSRTSYVNLSFAIENNTLAFICENSKPIKPIQQKTGGIGLSNISRRLNLLYDNSYSLERKETEQVYMAKLTLKL, translated from the coding sequence ATGGATCAAATAAAGAAAAAAACAATATTATATTATTTGAATGATAAAAAGTATCATGTTCACAGACATTTATTGTTGCAATTATTTGCATTGATATATGCCCTTGATGTTTTTTGTCCTGTACCGGGGCAGTTACCTCTGTCGGTAGGCCGATTCGTTACATTTTTAGGCTTCTATCTTATCCTCAATTTGATAATCTATCCGAATGCTTACATTTTTGTACCACGCTATCTGGTAAAAAAGAAGCTATTGAAATATATATTGTCAATAGTTGCGATCATACTTGTTTGCTTATTTATTATTGCAACCATTGTGGTTTTATTTGAAAAGCCAAATACGGGGATTTTAAAACAGGTTCCATCCCGTAATTTCTTTTTAATAATGTTAATAATATTACCTTCCGGAGTGACTTTTGGTTTACAGTGCGCCGGAGTGGCGGCATTTACGGTTTTCAGAAAGTGGACAGAAGAGAATCAACGGACTAATGATCTGAAAGCAGCTACTCTGCAGACAGAACTTACATTTCTGAAAAGCCAGATAAATCCGCACTTCCTATTCAATATTATAAATAATGCCAATATACTGGTGGATGATGAGCCTGAGATGGCTTCCAGTATGCTGACTAAGTTGGATGACCTGCTAAAATACCAGCTAGAAGATAGCATGAAAGAGAAAGTACGATTAACGGATGATATCCGTTTTTTAACTGATTATCTGGATTTGGAAAAAGTAAGACGTGACCATTTTGAATTTGAAATTCAGACAAGAGGAAATATAGACAATATATCTATTGCTCCTTTATTGTTTATTCCATTTGTAGAAAACGCTGTTAAGCACAATTCGGATAGTAGCAGGACTTCATATGTAAACCTGTCATTCGCCATAGAAAATAACACGTTGGCCTTTATATGCGAGAATTCTAAGCCTATAAAGCCGATTCAACAGAAAACAGGCGGAATCGGATTGAGTAATATATCCCGTAGATTGAACCTACTTTATGACAACAGCTACTCATTGGAGAGAAAGGAAACAGAACAAGTGTACATGGCAAAATTAACACTCAAACTATAA